In one Spirosoma rigui genomic region, the following are encoded:
- a CDS encoding TIGR00266 family protein has product MYSHEIDYKIIGEDIQIVEIELDPNETVIAEAGSMLYMEDGIQFETKMGDGSQPDQGFLGKLLQAGSRVIMGESLFMTHFTNRGSGKRKVTFSAPYPGTVMPINLSGIYGNTLIVQKDAFLCAALGTKMSIHFNQKMGAGFFGGEGFILQKIQGDGMAFIHAGGVVIERTLNNEMIRVDTGCVVGFEPSVNFDIQRAGGLRSMVFGGEGLFLATLRGSGKVWIQSMPISKLVQRLSPGGGQANKESGSVLGQLGGLLD; this is encoded by the coding sequence ATGTATTCTCACGAAATTGACTACAAAATCATTGGCGAAGACATTCAGATCGTCGAAATCGAACTTGACCCTAACGAAACCGTCATTGCCGAAGCAGGCTCCATGCTGTACATGGAAGATGGTATCCAGTTTGAAACCAAAATGGGCGACGGCTCCCAGCCCGATCAGGGGTTTCTGGGGAAGCTATTACAGGCCGGCTCACGGGTGATCATGGGTGAATCGCTGTTCATGACCCACTTCACCAACCGGGGTAGCGGCAAGCGCAAGGTAACGTTCTCGGCACCGTATCCCGGTACTGTCATGCCCATCAATCTGTCGGGTATTTACGGCAACACCCTGATCGTGCAGAAAGATGCATTCCTGTGTGCAGCCCTCGGCACGAAAATGAGCATTCATTTCAACCAGAAAATGGGCGCGGGCTTCTTCGGGGGTGAAGGTTTCATTCTGCAGAAGATCCAGGGCGACGGTATGGCCTTTATTCACGCCGGTGGGGTAGTCATAGAGCGGACGCTGAACAACGAAATGATCCGGGTTGATACGGGTTGTGTCGTTGGTTTCGAGCCCAGCGTCAACTTCGACATTCAGCGGGCCGGCGGGCTGCGGAGTATGGTATTCGGGGGCGAAGGCCTGTTCCTGGCTACGCTGCGCGGATCGGGCAAGGTATGGATTCAGAGCATGCCGATCTCCAAACTCGTTCAGCGGCTGTCGCCGGGTGGTGGCCAGGCCAACAAAGAAAGTGGCTCTGTACTAGGCCAACTGGGTGGGCTGCTAGACTAA
- a CDS encoding Rid family detoxifying hydrolase, whose translation MNKQIVYTEQAPAPIGPYSQAVKVNPSTTGGMVFVSGQVAIDLASQGDIKAETHGVMKNIGAILEAAGMDYTNIVKASIFVKDMNNFAAINEVYGQFFTNEPPARETVEVARLPKDVNVEISVIAVH comes from the coding sequence ATGAACAAGCAAATTGTTTACACCGAACAGGCTCCTGCGCCCATTGGGCCCTATAGCCAGGCCGTGAAAGTGAACCCATCTACGACGGGCGGTATGGTATTCGTATCGGGTCAGGTGGCCATCGACCTGGCCTCGCAGGGTGATATAAAGGCGGAAACGCACGGTGTCATGAAAAATATCGGCGCTATTCTGGAAGCGGCCGGTATGGACTATACCAACATTGTCAAGGCCAGCATCTTTGTCAAGGACATGAACAACTTCGCGGCTATAAACGAAGTATACGGTCAGTTTTTCACGAACGAGCCCCCCGCCCGTGAAACCGTTGAGGTGGCTCGTCTGCCCAAAGATGTCAACGTTGAAATTTCAGTAATCGCTGTTCACTAA
- the gltX gene encoding glutamate--tRNA ligase, which produces MSRPVRVRFAPSPTGPLHIGGVRTALYNYLFARKMGGKMLLRIEDTDQNRFVPGAEEYIIEALKWAGIEIDEGQSVGGPHAPYRQSERRAIYQQEAQRLVDEGKAYYAFDTAEELDAMRQRLEAANAPAAQYNSITRMQMRNSLTMRADEVKARMDAGDPFVIRLKTPRKEEVRLNDLIRGWVNVHSSAIDDKVLLKSDGLPTYHLANIVDDHMMEITHVIRGEEWLPSAPLHVLLYRYLGWEDTMPQFAHLPLLLKPEGNGKLSKRDADLGGFPIFPLQWTDPVTGVVAKGFREDGYLPEATINFLALLGWNPGTEQELFTMDELIASFDLTQVHKAGARFDIQKAQWFNHQYIRLRPDAELAPAVQQSAEAAGFECPPAKAEKIVALLKGRVNFAHEIFTEAATIFNAPTSFDEAIATAKWNDDAVKAVTAFRDALQAYDGPFMADDIKHTLGDAMTQAGIKQGKIMQAMRLALTGTGAGPDLMLSMEIIGKEATIQRLETALTTLAK; this is translated from the coding sequence ATGTCAAGACCCGTTCGCGTTCGGTTCGCGCCCAGCCCCACCGGCCCGCTCCACATTGGTGGCGTGCGTACTGCACTCTATAATTACCTGTTTGCCCGCAAAATGGGCGGCAAAATGCTCCTGCGGATCGAAGATACCGACCAGAACCGCTTTGTGCCGGGGGCCGAGGAATATATTATCGAAGCGCTCAAGTGGGCCGGTATCGAAATCGATGAGGGGCAGAGCGTAGGTGGACCCCACGCGCCCTACCGCCAGTCGGAGCGCCGGGCTATCTACCAGCAGGAGGCCCAGCGCCTTGTCGACGAAGGCAAAGCATATTATGCCTTCGATACGGCCGAGGAACTGGACGCCATGCGGCAGCGACTCGAAGCAGCCAACGCGCCGGCGGCTCAGTACAACTCCATTACCCGGATGCAGATGCGCAACTCGCTGACCATGAGAGCCGACGAGGTGAAGGCGCGCATGGATGCCGGCGATCCGTTTGTGATCCGGCTGAAGACGCCCCGTAAGGAAGAAGTACGGCTGAACGATCTGATCCGTGGCTGGGTGAATGTTCATTCGTCGGCCATCGACGATAAAGTCCTGCTGAAATCGGATGGATTGCCAACCTACCACCTGGCCAACATCGTAGACGATCACATGATGGAGATCACCCACGTCATTCGGGGTGAGGAGTGGCTGCCGTCGGCACCGCTGCACGTATTGCTCTACCGCTACCTGGGCTGGGAAGATACCATGCCCCAGTTTGCGCACCTGCCGTTGTTGCTGAAGCCCGAAGGCAATGGGAAGCTTAGCAAGCGCGACGCCGATCTGGGTGGATTCCCTATTTTCCCGCTCCAGTGGACAGACCCCGTTACGGGTGTTGTGGCCAAAGGCTTCCGCGAAGACGGCTACCTGCCCGAAGCTACCATTAACTTCCTCGCCTTGCTGGGCTGGAATCCCGGTACCGAGCAGGAACTATTCACGATGGACGAGCTGATTGCCAGTTTTGACCTGACCCAGGTACACAAAGCCGGCGCCCGCTTCGACATTCAGAAAGCGCAGTGGTTCAACCACCAGTACATTCGCCTGCGGCCCGATGCCGAGCTGGCACCCGCCGTTCAGCAGTCGGCCGAGGCCGCTGGTTTTGAGTGCCCGCCCGCCAAAGCGGAGAAAATTGTGGCTTTGCTGAAAGGCCGGGTCAACTTCGCCCACGAGATCTTTACCGAAGCCGCTACGATCTTCAATGCGCCAACGTCCTTTGACGAAGCCATTGCAACGGCCAAGTGGAACGACGATGCGGTGAAGGCGGTAACGGCTTTCCGCGATGCGTTGCAGGCCTACGATGGCCCGTTTATGGCCGATGATATCAAGCATACGCTGGGCGATGCCATGACGCAGGCGGGTATCAAACAGGGCAAGATCATGCAGGCCATGCGTCTGGCGCTGACCGGGACCGGCGCTGGTCCCGACCTGATGCTGTCGATGGAGATTATTGGGAAAGAAGCCACGATTCAGCGACTCGAAACCGCGCTGACAACGTTGGCGAAATAA